A stretch of DNA from Salvelinus fontinalis isolate EN_2023a chromosome 17, ASM2944872v1, whole genome shotgun sequence:
ATgactgaattggctacaatgggaattCATGGTAATCACAAGTCACGTTTGGTCActtgctactgtcctcccttccactgtaatattattactgttatgttcagctcataactgttctctttctgtcctcccttCTACTGTAATACTattactgttatgttcagctcataactgttctctttctctttctgtcatctggtggtcaaagcaagtgtgagtctggacaacccctccccctctctctcttctctttccccagttaatgtcacctctccctGCTCTTTGTGACACCTACCCGTGAGGCCCCCCCTTTTTTTATGTAACCACCCCTCTCACCCACTGAGCACCAACTGACAAAGGAAAAGTTGACATTTTGTCAGTCCAACTCTGAACCGATCATAGACATCTGTTTCActagtttggacagcacagtactgtactttactgtacggAAATATGCTGTACTGTGATCTGTGAGACATCTTTTCAATGTTCATTTGGAGTAGATATTTAAGAGTTTTTGGAAAACATGGTCACGTtaaaaactgagggagatttgaccgtcattctgttaccaaacttcaCATCTGCGTAGTTTTTTTTCccgagtaaatgtgtttttgtaaaagtaTCAGTTGTATGGTTTAGCTTTGCAATCAATGGTTCTTGTTTGGCATACTTTtatcattaaaaaaaatctgagtctcaGTGTGTCATTCTGTTGCCGTGGAAATGCCCAGAAGTCTATCATTgtatttatatacagtggggcaaaaaagtatttagtcagccaccaattgtgcaagttctcccacttaaaaagatgagagaggcctgtaattttcatcataggtacacttcaactatgacagacaaaacgagaaaaataaatccagaaaatcacattgtaggatttttaatgaatttatttgcaaattatggtggaaaataactatttggtcaataacaaaagtttctcaatactttgttatataccctttgttggcaatgacagaggtcaaacgttttctgtaagtcttcacaaggttttcacacactgttgctggtattttggcacattcctccatgcagatctcctctagagcagtgaggttttggggctgttgctgggcaacacggactttcaactccctccaaagattttctatggggttgagatctggagactggctaggccactccaggaccttgaaatgcttcttacgaagccactccttcgttgcccgggcggtgtgtttgggatcattgtcatgctgaaagacccagccacgtttcatcttcaatgcccttgctgatggaaggaggttttcactcaaaatctcacgatacatggccccattcattctttcctttacacggatcagtcgtcctggtccctttgcggaaaaacagccccaaagcatgatgtttccacccccatgcttcacagtatgtatgctgttctttggatgcaactcagcattctttatcctccaaacacgacgagttgagtttttaccaaaaagttttattttggtttcatctgaccatatgacattctcccaatcttcttctggatcatccaaatgctctctagcaaacttcagacgggcctggacatgtactggcttaagcagggggacacgtctggcactgcaggatttgagtccctggcggcgtagtgtgttactcaCACTACGGTCATtcgcaggtcattcactaggtccccctgtgtggttctgggatttttgctcaccgttcttctTCTTTTGTCTTTTGACCACTGTACACAGATGAGACTGAATGTTATAGTACTTACTGTATGCATGTTTGAGTTGGCATGCCGCGCATACTGGTATTTCAAGTATGCTAATAatctgttttgtgttttgtctaCTCCtttgtcattgtcaagccaaCCATAGCATGACAATTCCCTAAGGAGTTGGAAAGAAGAGCAGAAACAGTCTGGCACCCAGGATAGTCTGTCCTCCATTTCTAATAGCAAGCTCTTTTTTGGTGTTCATCATGTTTTATTGTGGGTTAGATTCCTGCATAGATTATGCATGTGCTTACTGTGTAAGGCCTAAATGCAAGTGATTGTTAATCAACCCAAATTGCACAATGTTCCCTGCAAATATGTATTTGGCAGCTTGACTTCTCAGCAACATTTTTCCATTGGATATTGATGCAAAACCATACCTAATCGAATCAATCAGTTGGTAACGGTTGGGAGCACTTCTTCTCGAAACAAACAAAACGGTCTCGTAGTATTCCACCTAACTGTCTTGAACTATAACAAAACTTATTTTCGAAATGCTATAAAAATTCAGAACTTTTATTTATAATTTTCAAGGAATTGCGCGTGTTAAATAGCCGCTTTCCAGCCTAACCCAGCCTGTGTCCTCACTGTCCTGTATTTCTGTCCCACAGCCTGTCTCACTGTCCATCTCTCCCACAGCTTAACCCAGGGTTGTCCCCTCTGGCCTCGCCCCCTGGCTCTGAGGAGGCGTCCTGCCACGTCTCCATGTCGTTGCCGTCAACCTCCCAGTCCCAGTGGCGGCTGAAGTACGTGTCCCTGGGAGTGCTGGTGCTGCAGACCACCTCGTTGGTGCTCACTATGAGGTACTCGCGCACACTGCTGGGCGAGGGGCCGCGCTACCTAGCCTCCTCCGCCGTGGTTTCGGCCGAGCTGCTCAAGATCCTCACCTGCCTGCTGCTCGTCTTCTACGACCACAGTGAGTATAGTGGTCGATCTGGCTGTCCGTCCGCCTGGCTTTCTGTCTGTGACACAGTGAATGGATAGACAATGACAACAAAGAAAATAGTATTTTTgtctatctatagtatctatgCTACAGTCTCTTTGTCTCTATCTCGTTCTTAGGATTCAGTGTATGGGTGTTAAATCTTTGTTACTCTTTCTGTCAGGCTTCAGTGTGCGGGCATTGAATCGTGTGCTGAATGAAGAGATTCTCAACAAGCCCATGGAGACGTTGAAGCTGGCCATCCCATCAGGAATCTACACACTCCAGAACAACCTGCTTTATGTCGCCCTGTCCAACCTGGACGCTGCTACCTACCAGGTGAGAGACGTGACGTGTGCGCTTGTGTATGGCAACATGTATAAGGGGAACAAAAGTGGACCAAGAATGGACCCCTGAGGGACCCCACACTGCATTTCATGACCAGTTTTGACTGGCAGGAATTTAAATCGATATTGTCCCCAACCAGGTGACGTACCAGCTGAAAATCCTGACCACAGCCCTGTTTTCGGTGTCCATGCTGGGGAAGAGACTGGGGCTCTACCAATGGCTATCTCTGCTCATCCTCATGACTGGTATCGCTCTCGTACAGGTGACAAGATTAAACACACCCCACATGTCAATAACTTCTCATTCATACCAAATCTAATTGGTTGATCTGTTTGGATGTGTTTTTGTCAGATTAGTCATGTATCCAGGGAGGCAGAAGTCTAAACTTTTCTCGAGTTCACAGGATTTTCCGAATCATTTGCATAAATCAGTGGTAACATGATCTCCATGAAAAGtttccagaattttgcaaccataCTCCACATCCTTGTTTGTGGATGTTACATACTGAATGTTGTTGATGTTCTGCGTGTTTGTCTCCACAGTGGCCTACAGAGTCTCTGGGTGGACCATCTTCGACGCCTCTGTCTGCAGGCTCCCAGTTAGTAGGTGTGATAGCCGTACTGATAGCCTGCTTCTCCAGTGGCTTCGCTGGAGTCTACTTTGAGAAGATCCTCAAAGAGACCAAACAGAGTGTATGGGTCCGCAACATCCAGTTAGGTCAGtatcactggtgtgtgtgtgtgtgtgtgtgtgtgtgtgtgtgtgtgtgtgtgtgtgtgtgtgtgtgtgtgtgtgtgtgtgtgtgtgtgtgtgtgtgtgtgtgtgtgtctcgttgtgtgtgtgtctcgttgtgtgtgtgtctcgttgtgtgtgcatgtttgtttcATTGATACGTACTTCACACTGTCTTTCTGGCTCTTGGTATGTGTAAATCTTTTTCCACTTTCTCTATAGAGAACATACCATTATATTTTATGGTCCATGTAATCAAGTGAGTTTTATAGCTCCTCAGAAATGTACAAATCATTGACTTCATTTAAACCCAATGTATTCACACAACAATATAGCAACATTAGGTTGGAGGCACCATCCCATAGCCCTTGTAATTTAAATCATGTAGCTATTAACAGTAGATATTATGCACATTGATATTGGTActggtatatagtgtatattctaTTTTTTTCCTTGTGTGTATTTTACCTGACTTAGTATTATTGATTCTATACTCTTTTTAAGACACTTTTCGATATCTTTCGTTTTTTATATTGAATACTGTATTGTTGAGTAagagcttgcaagtaagcatttcgtccTTTATTTAAGGGGAGAtaaagctgatcctaactgttataggcctatttctattttgccttgttt
This window harbors:
- the LOC129814198 gene encoding UDP-N-acetylglucosamine transporter-like isoform X1 encodes the protein MLNPGLSPLASPPGSEEASCHVSMSLPSTSQSQWRLKYVSLGVLVLQTTSLVLTMRYSRTLLGEGPRYLASSAVVSAELLKILTCLLLVFYDHSFSVRALNRVLNEEILNKPMETLKLAIPSGIYTLQNNLLYVALSNLDAATYQVTYQLKILTTALFSVSMLGKRLGLYQWLSLLILMTGIALVQWPTESLGGPSSTPLSAGSQLVGVIAVLIACFSSGFAGVYFEKILKETKQSVWVRNIQLGLFGLVFGLIGVFVYDGERVRESGVFQGYNSLTWTVVALQALGGLVIAAVIKYADNILKGFATSLSIILSTLISYFWLKDFDPTSVFFLGAMLVIAATFLYGYEGKRPAINHSKV
- the LOC129814198 gene encoding UDP-N-acetylglucosamine transporter-like isoform X2; translation: MSLPSTSQSQWRLKYVSLGVLVLQTTSLVLTMRYSRTLLGEGPRYLASSAVVSAELLKILTCLLLVFYDHSFSVRALNRVLNEEILNKPMETLKLAIPSGIYTLQNNLLYVALSNLDAATYQVTYQLKILTTALFSVSMLGKRLGLYQWLSLLILMTGIALVQWPTESLGGPSSTPLSAGSQLVGVIAVLIACFSSGFAGVYFEKILKETKQSVWVRNIQLGLFGLVFGLIGVFVYDGERVRESGVFQGYNSLTWTVVALQALGGLVIAAVIKYADNILKGFATSLSIILSTLISYFWLKDFDPTSVFFLGAMLVIAATFLYGYEGKRPAINHSKV